Genomic segment of Pochonia chlamydosporia 170 chromosome 1, whole genome shotgun sequence:
TCTCCTTGCTCTGGGGCACGCTGAGCGTTTGAAGATCAGTGATACTGCTTGAGGAGGAGTCGCTCAGCTATCTGACGGCCCATGCGAATTTGACTCAAATTAGTTCCGAGGTCGCTCAACAGCTGGTACCAAATCATGGTCTTTTCGACAAGCTGTTCTGATGATAGCCCATGTCTTGAGCTCCTCACGGGGCATCTGAAGCCAAGATTGAGTTAAGCTGACATTTGACGGCTCAACTGTCGTGTATCGTCAATCCAGCTTGACTGGAGACCTCCGGTTTGTGGGGCCGGAGTTAGTGAGCGGCTCCGGAGAGACTGACTTGACAAGTTGAGACCAGGTagacagacagacatggaccacacatgcatgcagtctggtcagtGCAGTACCAATCTtgacagcaccagaccttgaccagcGTTTCGCCTCGGACAGTCATTATTCATCACTGGACACGGACCACACACACCTCTGACCCCTAcccatccaagccatcatccATCGATCCCTGGATCGTCGGGAGCCAAACAAATGTCTCCCAATCTGCCCCTCAAACCTTTACCTAAGCGTTGACCTCTAGTGGGTGTGGGGACTATCACGAACGCGGCCACGGAATACCACACGACACACCTTTTTTCGACGAGACACAAGTCTATTCTGAAAATGTGGAGAGACGCCGAGGTGGTGCCATGACATGACCCATGTAAAATTTCCGACTGCATCGGCAGACCAAACTAGCTTTGAAGAAATGCAATTGACGCTGGCTCTGTTATAGGTAGGTATAGGATGTAGATGAATTCATCTCCCGGAAATGCTGTTTAAAAAGTtttccaaaaaaaaaaaaaaaaaggagaGAAAACGAAAAAAAGATAAGCTCCGTAAAACATGATGCTAAGATTTCCGAGCGCGTCCTCCCAATACCCCAATCAAGATTTCTCCGTGTCCATATCCAATCAGCCCATTTCTTGTTTTGCCAACCTTTTCCCTCTAAACCCGTCATAGGGGTTTTGTCCAAccgaaacaaaaaagaataTGTAATAAGCTGCTAGCATCAGAATCCACCTCGTCTCCAATGTGAAACCCAATTGTCCCGCAGTGGCAGACGAGAGGGACCTGCAAGAAGTAAACGTATGTAGAATGATAACCAAAAGACATTTCCCTTTTGTACGCCAGTGTGGCTTCTGGGAAGCCTATCCCTCCTGTTGCAGTGTTTAACGAACTCTTTCCGTGTATGCTTTCCAGGCTGCCGAGCGATATCGCTCTGCCTCGCCTTCAGGATCGCCTGCCTTCAAAATACCGCGACCAACGATAACAATATCTGCCCCAGCGATACCAATTATCTTTTGTGGTGTGTTGTACTGCTGGCCCTTGCCGTCGCCTTGGACTGTGCCGTTCTGGTCCTCGTCTTCGGGCGGAAGCTGGCATCCTGGCGTCATGTGGATGAACTGGTCGTCGGGTTGCGTGTTGAGCGCCTCCTGAGAAACAAATCCCATAACAAAGTCTTTATGTTCCCTCGCGGCTTCCACGCAAGCTTGTGTGTACTCCTTGTTCATAAAGTTGCCGGCTGAAGACATTTGTGCCAGAATGAGTAGGCCGCGAGTCATGGGGGCCTCCTCGATTCCGGCAAACAACACCTCGTCGCCACCAGCCATGGATTTTGTCAGCCGAGGCGAGTTTACGGGCTCGTATTGTTGCGTAACCGTAGTCACTGAGACAATGCTTCCCTTTCGACCATCGTCTGTCCGCCTGGGCGACCCGCCGTTGCCGTCACCGCGGCCACTGGAGCCTGTGTCGTTGTCTTCAAACTCCTCTGCAGTCGGAGTGCCCACAGAAACAGATGTCCTGACTTCATAGGGATATCTTTCGAACCAACGAGTGGCAGCGTTCGATAGTGATGCTACCGAGGCCTTGCCAGGTACCATGTTGACATTAACAATGTGCGCCCACTCAATGATTCGGGCTGAGCCGCCAATGTACTGCATCTCCACAGTATTCCCAATGTCGCCAAACTTGCGGTCTTCAAAAATCAAGAATCCGTGACGACGGGCCAGAGAAGCCAACTTAGCGCCAGTGCCCGTCTGAGGGTGGAAGTCCCAGCCAGAGACCATGTCATAATGTGTCTTGAGAACCACAATGGACGGGCCAATCTTTTCGGCAAAATAGAGCAACTCTCGGGCAGTCGTGACATCAGCACTCAGGCAGAGGTTGGAGGCTTTCAGATCCATGAGCTTAAAAAGATAGGCGTTGAGGGGATGAGTAGCCGACTGGCCTCTAGAGGCATAGGTTGCCTTGAGAGTTGGATGTTGtgtcatgttgacgacgtcACAAACCGTGAATCTGAGTTCCAAGGGCTGTTGCTAAGATTTGCTGTTGGTAGGTACGCACGCGAGGTGAGATGAGGCTGAACCTTATCGACAGCTGTGGCAATCTCAAAACACGGGGGGGCCAAATTGCCAGTCGTTTTGCCCTGAACAATTCGAAAATAAAaattgaagatgttgattATTTCGCAGGGTAGCCCAACGTGATCAAGAATTTGAAGGAAGAGAATCGACAAGTACGGTAGAGATGAGGCTACTCTAGTATTAAGAGTGGGCgccggtggtgttgagacgAGTGGCCACCGAAGTCGCAGTGCCAAGGACTGAATCGAATGATGAAGGCGAAAAAAACTATCCAGCACCAACTGGCAAGGTTGTACCGTACCACGGGCAAAGAAAGAGCTGATAAGCCTCcgacaagaaggaggaatTCCGTGAAAGCACAAAAGgcaggaagaaaaaaagaggaGCGATCAAAAAATGGCAAAGCAAAGTTGAAAAGAAATGGCAGGGGTGGTTGAGCCCAAGTGGTTCTCGCAGTACTCTGTTGGAGCCCTGGAGCCGGGTTGGAGCCGTGGGACTGGGCTCGCCAAGTGGAcaagatgctgctgatgctgccgccaacaaggcaGGGATCAGAAACAGGTACGGGATAGCTGTGACAAGACGACTCTGCGTTTGCCAAGTGCTGTCTGGTAGGATGTATGCAGCTCCGGGGGGGCGGGTTGAGTGTGATTGTCGCCGGGTAAGGAGGAGGGAAGCGATTTTCGGGCCCCCGTTCAGGCGATTCAGTCCAAGCGGCGGCCGAGGCGAGATTCGAATGCACGGAGCGCGAGGCgttcaagagtcaagaccaagactgATAGCGAGAGACTTGAGTTGGAACTAGAACGAAGCGTGTGGCACAAGGGCAAGGCTGCGGTTTTAAagccccagaccagaccagaccaacgaaagagagagaaaaaaaaaaacaaaaaaagactGGCACTGGCCACAATAGTCTAATGGTAAAGTGGTAGATGGGCCGAGTTGCGGCCACGACgacaaagcaccagactgcagacatggagtcgaTCAAGCAGATGGGCCAACTGCAAATGCCACTGGTCGCACCTGGCGCCAGAAAGAATTTTGAGGTCGATGGGTGGCCCTGGTCAAAAACTTGGACCCTGCAAACCGCAAGCTATGAGTGGTGTGGCGGCGTTGTGCCAATGTGTGCTGTGGGTTGGCACGCAGGTTGGAGATtgaggagaggagaggtgTGCGGCGTGAGGCATGAGGCATGAAGCATGAGGCGTCTGGTGAAATCTGAGGCGTGGAGTCGAGGTTGTGTGGAGGCGTGTGGAGGCCGAACATTGCAGGGTGTAGATTGACTGGAAGCTGGAGcctaccagacttgatctgGCAGTCTGGCAAACTGGGTAGTAATTCCAGTTCCAGTTTCCTGTTTCCCAGCTTGCTTTGTCCAGTCATGTCAACCCAAATTTGTTCGCAGAACGGGAATGATGAGTGACATCCGAGAACAGCCTGGTAATCACACTTGGCACTACCGACCAACGCTGAACCCTGCCATGGAGTCCTGTTGCGAGAACTAACCCCTGCAAGCATCAAATGTGCAAACATAAAGTACTGGACATGTATGATTGATCAAGGTACTGTAATAAGTACTTTTTGAATGCTACGTGAGTTTCCGGTACGATGTGGCGCCAAAATTGCGAGTTGGGTgaaggaacattgaagcctgCCACTTCGACCTGCAAGCCAAAAACCAAATGTGGGATGACCTGGTCGAGGGGTTCGCTTCATTGCTGTCAAGAGTGGCAGGAGCGACTAATACCAGGAAAGGActgaggaaggagcgagaCCAAACATCAGATGAGTCCATGTTTTTTGTTATTGTCGTAGAGGAGGAGGGGTGAGCATGTCCTTAGTGTATTCGCACAACCTGACAATTtagaccagccagacatgaCCAACAAGAAAGAATCAACTGCATGTTAGCCAGAGGACCACAGGCATCGAACAGCAAAGCCCTCATCCACCACAGGCTCAGCAATGGCATCCACCTTCTCTGCTCCAAGTTTCTTTGAGCTCTTTCCCTGCAAATTACAAACTAGCTGTCAGAGGGCGTGTCCCAAAGTCAATCGACGCTGTTTTGCATTGAATTGCTACGTCACCAAAATTGGCAGGTTGGACTCGGTCAACCCAATCGACACCGTTGAAGAATCAAACTTGTCTACGGGCTAGCTTTGCCTATCTCGACACCGGCACTGTTGTCAACAACCTCCAATCATAACATGATAGCAACGCTGTTCCAACATTAAAGTCTCAGGACCGTCGTTGGGATCATCAAATGGTCAGGgctccagccatgtctcCGATGCGCCTCCCCCGACGGTTCAACCGAGAGATTGCCTGTCGTTCTGTCAATCACACGGAGCTTGACTCCGTACTGTCCAGGCCGCCGATTTTACAGTAATGGTTTGCAGTTTTGCGGTTTCCAGAGATCCGCTGCCCGGCCTCCAAACAGTCAAGTCGAATACAGCATTTGgccacttgagcagctcCTCGTTGGTCCCAATTAGGCCCGAACGGCAATAGAGCAATGCCCGGGTGGAGATCAAGTTGATGGGAGTTCCGCCAGCGGACACCATGGCTGGTGAGGCGTCCCGAGCCAGTTCCGTCCAACCCAACATCGAAACCGTCAAGGAGCGACTACGACCTTCTCGTCACCAACCTTGCACTCTGTCCACATTTCCCGTGCAGGGCAACTCTTAGTGCCGTTGCCGTCGCCCTCCCCCCGGTCCACCCCTGGCCAGGCCCTCTCCTGTCTGAGGTATAATACTCTAGGCTCCATTTTATAGCACAAGTTGTCGCCGTGCACActtccaacaacatcctcccGGTTGAAGATTCCCAAGCCTCCAGAACTCCCAGACCAATGGAGATAAAGACACTAATGTGCCTGACCTGCAGCCACACGACGTGATGGGTTCGAACTGCACCTCTTTTGCACTGCGCAACAAGAGAAGCACTGTTCGTCGACGCCGAAAAGGGTTCGTGGATAATGCCGTGTAAGCAGGGTCCCTTTGTCGCAAAGACTGTCGACGGGATGGGGGCtatgtggctgttggtttAATTCGGAGTATCCGACGTTGCAATGCTTTGGCAAAATGAAAGAAACTAGCAATGGTACCTGCATCCCATATGCTGGCGAGGCATTTAACTCTCTTCCTCCAACGTTGTCCATTGAGATGACCGTATTGTTGTAGGGaactttggcatcttctttgtGGACCAATTGCCCTTTGGGGTCTGCTCCCCGTTCTTACTGTGTCCGGTCGATCTTGagctcctcgacatcaagCTTGTGATCAAGCTGGACCGAACCTGCTGCGCAGTTTTCCCCTCTACACTTCCTGCATCTGCACCAATCCCCCATTTACAGCGTTAGCCTTCACCCGTTGTGCGTTGTCACTCCCACCCTTGTCCGGCTGTGCGTCTAGGAGATCGAGatgtacatacatgtacataTTGATAACGAGGGTGTGTACTGAGACGTGGACACGCAAGCCATGCAATGTCTGTCCACGGTTGAAATCAGATTTGCTGCGGACCAACCGGCTCAATGTTCCGTTTCTTACAATCATGTACACGGAAATACCCGCTCATGTAAGTGCTTACGCTACAGTTCATAATGCATGGCGACAAGTTGCGAGTCTGTCGTCGAATAAGACAGCATCCCTGGCATATATTGTACGTTGGTGACTTATAACTAACGAGCCTTAACTTGCAAGTCGGGCTGATACTTCACCAAGGTGCACAGAATCATAAATGTTGTTCAGTATAGGTCGCATGTGTAGCCAAAGCATTCCCGTGAATATTTTCCGAATACTTCATCCAAGAAAACGAAGGGCATAACAGAACCAAAATTTCATTAAGATCAGTCGGTTGGAAGAAATTCTCTTCAAAGTTACATCCGCGCCGTAGCCAGCAGCATCTCCTCAAGCTAAACCTCAAAAACGAGAAGGGGACGCAATATCATTGCCGGAATACTGTAGCTTTTTTGATCTGTCTTGTAATGGCACACTCTTAAGCATCACAGCCACCAATACCACTGCCGGTACCAAAAGAAATTTCTTCATTGCGCAACTCGCACTCAACATGCTGGACTGACCCATCAGAATGCTTGACCGTCTTCACACTGGCCTACTTGCAAGGAAAGTTCATGTCCACAGCCATGGGAGAGCCGTCCCCTTTCTTAGGCCAAAGGCCAAAAAAGCTGTGAAACGATACTGTAAGGCGTCTGTGGATGAGGTCGACATAGTATGAGAACACGCCCACTCATTTCCCAGAGTACAGCAGCGCGAGCGCATCTTGAGAAAACCTACGAGATGAAACCTGACCGCCAGTCCTTGCGCAGAGGCTCACTCCATGAGGTATTGCCAGATACGATGGCTGCCTAGTCGACGGAGGAGTCTTGGCGCCAGACGTGGAGGTTCCTGTTGCAGCCGTTGAAGAAAGAGATTGCGCCTCGCCAGTTGCATTCTCTGTCTTTGACGTTCGGCTTCCGAGGGGGTTCTTGGGCGAGCTGGGCAATGGCTGGGGGTGGTGTCTGGGTTGTGTCGGCGATGGGGGTGGCTGTGGCGGATGCCGGGAGGACTGTTAGGGTAGATAGGAGGGTGAGGTTGAGCATTTTGAGTTTGTTGTCGTGATGATGGATGTGTTCAGGCTGTGCGGTGTCGTCATGGACGTTGGAATGAGAAGACTCGATGACTCTATACTTATATTTGGAGTTAATGTGTAATGTGTTGTAGTCTTTTATCTTAAAGATTTCTGGAAATTGTTTAAAAAATACCAAGCAAGACTACATTATTTACGGGTTTGCCCATCGTGAGTGTTACGAAAGCTATCTTGAATGGTGTAGCGCACTCGTCGAGACGGCTCTTAGAGCAGGCTTCAGGCTTCAATCTCCGGGTTCGAAAATCGTACCAAAAGGCCCGGCCATGGCAATCAATAGAGGAGATGGCTACGCAAGTATTGGCGGCAGTCGAGGTAAATCCTGGGTATGTGTACATCAATGTTGCAGTTAGCCAAGAACAGCGACGGAAGAGCCACCATCTCCGGAGATGTCAACTTGATCTTGAATGAACAGCCATCGCGGAGACTGAAGCTCCGTCTCCATTTTGCAAGCGCTAGCCAAGGCATGCCATCAAGAAAGGTATGTTTTATAAAACTCAATGGCGCACTCTCCAGCATTTCCTTGGACGAAGGGGATAAATGGGAATGTGCTCAAGTATCTGAGTGCAAATTGTATCTCCTCATACAGTAATTGTGAGCCGTTATACGGCTCCGAACATAAGCAATCGTCACCTACAGTGCACTTCCCCGGATTTACTCTCAGAGCCACTCCATGATGAGCACTGGCTAAGTTATCGTCGCGATCCTCTTGCGCAGTAGTCTCcagagtccatgtctgcctgCACAAGCCGAATGCACGGTGCGACGATCacacagaccagttgacccccGACAGCGAGGCTCGCCGCCCTAAGAACGAGGCGCTGCGCACTGACTTTGGGGGTGGAGATGACAGGCGGCACGGGCCACTCATTGTCAGGGGCCAGCCCATTGTATGTCTGGTCCTAAGTagacatggacaaggtgaGAGGAGCGAGAACCGGCATTCTTCAAATGGACGATTTGGTGGCGATGGATTGTTGCATGCTGGGTTACATACCGGCATTTTTGTCAAgttgccattctcgccatCGTGGAACTTGATGGCAGATTGTTGAAGGGAaaaaagacatggagtctCAAAATTTAGGTTGGGCCATTGATGCCTTACTTGTCTGGCATGATCtcatgtcaactggttcgcTCCTGCCCTGTCTGCATTGCATATGCGGTCTCGGCCGTCGCCATCTGGGTCTCATGAAGAAGCTGTCGGAGGATACCTCGTGCAAAAACAGTATACTGACTTGTCATTTGGGTACATGTACTATATTTCACAAGCACGCTGGCATTGTTGCAAGCTTGCAACGTGACACGATTGCACCACCGGTAAGTCTATTGGGGGAAGCCGGGAAACGGTACAGTCAGCGAGATGTCTCTGTTGTTGGTTCGTTGCAGTGGATGATGATCGATCTTACGCAACTCGTGCCTCTGAAGCTGCCCCGATTCAGCAAATCTAATTCTTGTCTTGCAGATTATTTCCTGTTGTTGGTTATCGAAATGTCAACCCTCAGGTTCTGGGCTGAAACGGAGGCGCAGGCCTTGCCACTCG
This window contains:
- a CDS encoding orotidine 5'-phosphate decarboxylase (similar to Magnaporthe oryzae 70-15 XP_003719951.1), translated to MTQHPTLKATYASRGQSATHPLNAYLFKLMDLKASNLCLSADVTTARELLYFAEKIGPSIVVLKTHYDMVSGWDFHPQTGTGAKLASLARRHGFLIFEDRKFGDIGNTVEMQYIGGSARIIEWAHIVNVNMVPGKASVASLSNAATRWFERYPYEVRTSVSVGTPTAEEFEDNDTGSSGRGDGNGGSPRRTDDGRKGSIVSVTTVTQQYEPVNSPRLTKSMAGGDEVLFAGIEEAPMTRGLLILAQMSSAGNFMNKEYTQACVEAAREHKDFVMGFVSQEALNTQPDDQFIHMTPGCQLPPEDEDQNGTVQGDGKGQQYNTPQKIIGIAGADIVIVGRGILKAGDPEGEAERYRSAAWKAYTERVR